A genomic segment from Octopus sinensis linkage group LG4, ASM634580v1, whole genome shotgun sequence encodes:
- the LOC115210447 gene encoding uncharacterized protein LOC115210447, whose product MLLKIGNGQIMSDDNGYIDATTVGHTESSPDDLCSAVYPNLTTEYIKLNWLHDMALLAPTNAAVNTPNYDLLSQLPSQERCYKSVDNVIELDLVTQFPTEFLNSQDPPGPPPHELHLKVGCPVIFLRNLNSPTPCNGTRFMVKQMMDQTIEAKSITKHGKNDTVFIPKIPLTPRDYTYVETPAPSETQLHHGN is encoded by the coding sequence ATGCTCCTTAAAATCGGCAATGGGCAAATTATGTCCGATGACAACGGATATATTGACGCTACCACAGTTGGTCACACTGAATCCAGCCCTGATGACTTATGTTCTGCCGTTTACCCAAATCTTACAACGGAATACATAAAACTAAATTGGCTTCACGATATGGCTCTTCTTGCACCTACAAATGCAGCTGTCAACACTCCTAACTACGACTTACTCAGTCAGTTGCCTTCTCAAGAACGTTGTTACAAATCAGTTGACAACGTTATAGAGCTCGATCTGGTTACACAATTTCCAACAGAATTTCTTAACTCCCAAGATCCTCCAGGACCCCCTCCCCATGAACTTCACTTAAAAGTCGGTTGCCCTGTCATTTTTCTACGCAATCTAAACTCACCCACACCATGCAATGGAACTCGCTTTATGGTCAAACAAATGATGGACCAAACCATTGAAGCCAAAAGTATCACGAAACACGGCAAAAACGATACCGTTTTCATTCCGAAAATTCCGCTAACCCCAAGAGACTACACCTATGTAGAGACTCCAGCTCCCTCTGAAACTCAGCTTCACCATGGCAATTAA